One Polaribacter sp. KT25b DNA segment encodes these proteins:
- a CDS encoding N-acetylmuramoyl-L-alanine amidase — translation MIILQMHKFNILLKKLFYVIFFITFLSTSSTIVFAQKNYTIVLDAGHGGKDPGNLGRKGSGYKEKNIALNVALLVGKELQKQKDIKVIFTRNKDVFIDLWKRGDIANTAKADLFVSIHCDSHTSNAYGAGTFVLGLRGNKKNLEIAKRENAVILLEDNYKEKYAGFDPNSAESVIGLSLLQEENLDKSLEIASIIQKNFTSKLKRLDRKVKQDNFQVLRETIMPSVLVELGFLTNKKEGRFLNSSSGQKQMAKSIAEAIESYVDHLKLNTVTASVNEIKTDVTSKNDIEFKVQIASGRNLISTKSYNFKGLREVQRVEVGNYYKYYYGITSQYKEVLKSLKTAKQKGYTSAFVVAFKNGEKISVKEANKME, via the coding sequence ATGATTATTCTACAAATGCACAAATTTAATATCCTATTGAAAAAGCTATTTTATGTTATATTTTTTATAACATTTTTGAGCACTTCATCAACGATAGTTTTTGCTCAAAAAAACTATACAATCGTTTTAGATGCTGGACATGGAGGTAAAGATCCCGGAAATTTAGGACGAAAAGGTAGTGGTTATAAAGAGAAAAATATAGCTTTAAATGTAGCTTTACTCGTTGGTAAAGAACTGCAAAAACAAAAAGATATAAAAGTTATTTTTACCAGAAATAAAGATGTTTTTATAGATCTTTGGAAAAGAGGAGACATTGCAAACACTGCAAAAGCAGATTTATTTGTGTCAATTCATTGCGATTCTCATACATCTAATGCTTATGGAGCAGGAACTTTTGTTTTGGGTTTAAGAGGAAATAAAAAAAACTTAGAAATAGCAAAAAGAGAAAATGCAGTTATTCTTTTAGAAGATAATTATAAAGAAAAATATGCAGGTTTTGATCCAAACTCAGCAGAATCTGTAATTGGTTTATCACTTTTACAAGAAGAAAACTTAGATAAGAGTTTAGAAATAGCAAGTATAATTCAAAAAAACTTTACTAGTAAATTAAAAAGATTAGATAGAAAAGTAAAACAAGATAATTTTCAGGTTTTAAGAGAAACGATTATGCCAAGTGTTTTAGTTGAGTTAGGTTTTTTAACAAATAAAAAAGAAGGTAGATTTTTAAATTCTAGTTCAGGTCAAAAACAAATGGCAAAGTCTATTGCAGAGGCTATAGAAAGTTATGTAGATCATTTAAAACTAAACACGGTTACAGCATCTGTAAATGAAATTAAAACTGATGTTACATCTAAAAATGATATCGAATTTAAAGTTCAAATTGCATCTGGTAGAAATTTAATTTCTACAAAATCTTACAATTTTAAAGGATTAAGAGAAGTGCAAAGGGTAGAAGTTGGTAATTATTATAAATATTATTACGGTATTACATCTCAATATAAAGAAGTTTTAAAGTCTTTAAAGACTGCAAAACAAAAAGGTTATACTTCTGCATTTGTCGTTGCCTTTAAAAATGGAGAAAAAATCTCAGTTAAAGAAGCTAATAAAATGGAGTAG
- a CDS encoding Rid family detoxifying hydrolase: MKKIITTTKAPAPIGPYNQAILSGNTLYTSGQIAINPETGELVLESIQAETTQVMNNMKEVLAAADMTFENVIKTSIFISNMNQFTEINKVYGSYFNEETAPARETVEVANLPKFVNVEISMIAVK, from the coding sequence ATGAAAAAAATAATAACAACTACGAAAGCACCTGCTCCTATTGGTCCCTATAATCAAGCAATTTTAAGCGGAAATACTTTATATACTTCTGGTCAAATTGCGATTAATCCAGAAACTGGTGAACTTGTTTTAGAATCTATTCAAGCAGAAACTACGCAAGTAATGAATAACATGAAAGAAGTTTTAGCTGCTGCAGACATGACTTTCGAAAATGTTATAAAAACATCTATTTTTATTTCTAATATGAATCAGTTTACTGAAATAAATAAAGTGTACGGTAGTTACTTTAATGAAGAAACTGCACCTGCAAGAGAAACTGTAGAAGTTGCAAATCTTCCAAAATTTGTGAATGTAGAAATTAGTATGATTGCTGTTAAATAG
- the gap gene encoding type I glyceraldehyde-3-phosphate dehydrogenase, protein MIKIGINGFGRIGRLAFRSTVNRKDVQVVGINDLLDVDYLAYMLKYDSVHGAFDGTVDVKDGKLVVNGNEIRITAERNPADLKWDEIGAEYVIESTGFFLTEETAGKHLEAGAKKVVLSAPSKDHTPMFVMGVNNTELKADQKIFSNASCTTNCLSPIAKVLNDNWGISEGLMTTVHAATATQKTVDGPSMKDWRGGRSAIGNVIPSSTGAAKAVGKVIPALNGKLTGMAFRVPTMDVSVVDLTVKLEKPATYAEICAAMKAASESDTMKGVLGYTEDMVVSQDFVGDTRTSIFDAKAGIALNDNFVKVVSWYDNEMGYSTKIVDLIEYAASL, encoded by the coding sequence ATGATAAAAATAGGAATTAACGGATTTGGTAGAATTGGAAGATTAGCATTCAGATCTACAGTAAATAGAAAAGATGTACAAGTAGTAGGAATTAATGATTTATTAGATGTAGATTATTTAGCTTACATGTTAAAATATGATTCTGTTCACGGAGCATTTGATGGTACTGTTGATGTAAAAGATGGTAAATTAGTTGTAAACGGAAACGAAATTAGAATTACAGCAGAAAGAAACCCAGCAGATTTAAAATGGGATGAAATTGGAGCTGAATATGTAATTGAATCTACAGGATTTTTCTTAACAGAAGAAACTGCAGGAAAACACTTAGAAGCAGGAGCTAAAAAAGTAGTATTATCTGCACCTTCTAAAGATCATACACCAATGTTTGTAATGGGTGTTAACAATACAGAATTAAAAGCAGATCAAAAGATTTTTTCTAATGCATCTTGTACTACTAACTGTTTATCTCCTATTGCAAAAGTATTAAACGATAACTGGGGAATCTCAGAAGGTTTAATGACAACTGTACACGCTGCAACTGCAACTCAAAAAACTGTTGATGGTCCTTCTATGAAAGACTGGAGAGGTGGACGTTCTGCAATTGGTAACGTAATTCCTTCTTCTACAGGTGCTGCAAAAGCAGTAGGAAAAGTAATTCCTGCATTAAACGGTAAATTAACTGGTATGGCTTTTAGAGTTCCTACTATGGATGTTTCTGTTGTAGATTTAACTGTTAAGTTAGAAAAACCAGCTACATACGCAGAAATTTGTGCTGCAATGAAAGCTGCATCAGAAAGCGATACAATGAAAGGTGTTTTAGGATATACTGAAGATATGGTAGTTTCTCAAGACTTTGTTGGTGATACTCGTACTTCTATCTTTGATGCTAAAGCTGGTATCGCATTAAACGATAACTTTGTAAAAGTTGTTTCTTGGTATGATAACGAAATGGGTTATTCAACTAAAATTGTTGACTTAATCGAATATGCTGCTTCTTTATAG
- a CDS encoding methylglyoxal synthase: MEIAIIAHDGMKAEMVQFLNENKEALLQKKITLVSTGTTGSKAEKAGFKVTKFLSGPIGGDAQIAARVAEGKCNMVLFFRDPHAKHPHEPDIIMLLRICDVHNVPLATNPATANLLIKAI, encoded by the coding sequence ATGGAAATAGCTATAATTGCACATGATGGAATGAAAGCAGAAATGGTTCAGTTTTTAAATGAAAATAAAGAAGCTTTACTTCAAAAAAAGATAACACTAGTTTCTACAGGAACTACAGGTTCAAAAGCAGAAAAAGCAGGTTTTAAAGTAACTAAATTTTTATCTGGTCCAATTGGTGGTGATGCGCAAATTGCGGCTAGAGTTGCAGAAGGTAAATGTAATATGGTTTTATTTTTTAGAGATCCTCATGCTAAACATCCTCACGAACCAGATATTATTATGTTGCTTAGAATTTGTGATGTACACAATGTTCCTTTAGCAACTAATCCTGCAACTGCAAATTTATTGATAAAAGCTATTTAA
- the pfkA gene encoding 6-phosphofructokinase, with amino-acid sequence MEKIKKIGVMTSGGDSPGMNAAIRAVVRTCAFNKIECAGIYRGYEGMIEGDFIELDARSVKGIINKGGTFLKSARSKGFRTKEGRQTAYDQLKKANIDALVVIGGDGSFTGALLFNQEFGFPVMGIPGTIDNDIAGTSHTLGYDTALNNAVEVIDKIRDTASSHNRLFFIEVMGRDVGHIALNVGIGAGAEEILIPEEDLGLERLLESLNRSKQTGKSSSIVIVAEGDKTGKNVFELKDYVNEHLPEYDVRVSVLGHMQRGGSPSCFDRVLASRMGVKAVESLLKGKSNLMVGLISDRITVTPLERAIKGQSKINKELIRVSDIMSI; translated from the coding sequence ATGGAAAAAATCAAAAAAATAGGAGTAATGACTTCGGGAGGAGATTCTCCAGGAATGAACGCCGCAATTAGGGCTGTAGTAAGAACTTGTGCTTTTAACAAAATTGAATGTGCAGGTATTTATAGAGGTTATGAAGGTATGATCGAAGGTGATTTTATTGAACTAGATGCGCGTAGTGTAAAAGGAATTATTAATAAAGGTGGAACTTTTTTAAAGTCTGCAAGGTCTAAGGGTTTTAGAACTAAAGAAGGAAGACAAACTGCATACGATCAATTAAAAAAAGCAAACATAGATGCTTTAGTAGTTATTGGTGGAGATGGTAGTTTTACAGGAGCTTTACTTTTTAATCAAGAATTTGGTTTCCCTGTTATGGGAATTCCAGGAACTATAGATAATGATATCGCTGGTACATCTCATACTTTAGGTTATGATACAGCTTTAAATAACGCAGTAGAAGTAATTGATAAAATTAGAGATACTGCATCATCACACAATAGATTGTTTTTTATTGAAGTAATGGGTAGAGATGTTGGTCATATTGCTTTAAACGTTGGTATTGGTGCAGGAGCAGAAGAAATTTTAATTCCTGAAGAAGATTTAGGTTTAGAGCGTTTGTTAGAGTCTCTAAATAGAAGTAAGCAAACGGGTAAATCTTCTAGTATCGTAATTGTTGCTGAAGGAGATAAAACAGGTAAAAATGTCTTTGAATTAAAAGACTACGTAAATGAGCATTTACCAGAATATGATGTTCGAGTTTCTGTTCTTGGTCACATGCAAAGAGGTGGTTCACCTTCTTGTTTTGATAGAGTTTTAGCAAGTAGAATGGGTGTGAAAGCAGTAGAAAGTTTATTAAAAGGAAAATCTAATTTAATGGTAGGTTTAATAAGCGATAGAATTACTGTAACGCCTTTAGAAAGAGCTATAAAAGGACAATCAAAAATCAATAAAGAATTAATAAGAGTTTCAGACATAATGTCTATATAA
- a CDS encoding putative LPS assembly protein LptD yields the protein MQTNLSYILLFCSFFFIKISFAQDIKTSKKTEVPLIKKDTSIFKKKDSLFNVKKDSLLLKNIDTISMDSLKPKETIEDMITHIAKDYTIQNAKEKTVTLYNEANITYTDIDLKAGIIVIDYKKNTLFAKGIKDSTGYVQRPVFKQGNEESEQDSMIYNFKTKRALIYGLKTKQGEMFTYGEKTKRVNDSTVYIRNIRFTTSDKKVPDYYIATDKAKLVPGKKIIVGVSNLVLADVPTPLFLPFAYFPMTETSVSGFLIPSFDTGSSDRGIGFQNGGYYFAMSDYADLTVLGDVYSNGTWGARVTSNYKKRYRFNGTFSFNYENIITGIRGFDDYSKANNFNIRWSHNQDAKASPNSRFTASVNLGSSSFFKESLNQYNVSQSQNNTFNSSINYSKTFVDTPFNMAITASHQQNTNTESITMTLPSVSLNMNRLYPFAGKDGIKKTPIQKLGFNYNMLGQYLINTTDDEFFTSKMFETARAGMQHKTSTNTNIKAFKYFTLSPSANYEETWQFDYINKEYDVTDNVVVTDTLRGFKTYREYNMGVSLSTNIYGTFNFTKGRLKAIRHTFRPSISYSYRPDFKDKYIKEVQQSALATDLLEYTVFDQGIYGAPSSGLSNSIGISLNNVLEAKVAPKDPDSDEEDEKITLLNNLNFSSSYNIAADSLRWSTVSFSAGTRLFKDKLALNFNGSLDPYQVNDDGVRIDKFNPNIFRLTNANLTANYSISSKDLSKNEKDNPNDNKNGNGANNPTDTMGANIDPTNPQGRRENSQQNKTSKTELYQSTIPWSINLVYSANYSNNGVDPGSIGIHTLGFSGNLELSPKWKVGYSSGYDVKNGAFSFSRFNFTRDLDSWQFNFNWVPFGSVSSYTFFIGVKSSTLSDLKWDKNKPPDRTLF from the coding sequence TTGCAAACAAACCTATCATACATTCTTTTATTTTGCAGCTTCTTTTTTATAAAGATAAGCTTTGCGCAAGATATTAAGACATCCAAAAAAACAGAAGTTCCTTTAATAAAAAAGGATACATCAATATTTAAGAAGAAAGATTCTTTATTTAATGTAAAAAAAGATAGCTTACTTTTAAAAAATATAGATACTATTTCTATGGATTCTTTAAAACCTAAAGAAACTATAGAAGATATGATAACTCATATTGCAAAAGATTATACAATTCAAAATGCAAAAGAAAAAACGGTAACATTATATAATGAGGCAAATATAACTTATACTGATATTGATTTAAAAGCCGGAATTATAGTTATCGATTACAAAAAAAACACGCTTTTTGCGAAAGGAATTAAAGATAGCACAGGCTATGTTCAAAGGCCAGTTTTTAAACAAGGTAATGAAGAATCAGAACAAGATTCTATGATTTATAATTTTAAAACTAAGCGTGCACTTATTTATGGTTTAAAAACCAAACAAGGAGAAATGTTTACTTATGGTGAAAAAACAAAACGTGTAAATGACTCAACAGTTTACATTAGAAATATACGTTTTACTACTTCGGATAAAAAAGTACCAGATTATTATATTGCTACTGATAAAGCAAAATTAGTTCCTGGTAAAAAAATTATTGTTGGTGTAAGTAACTTGGTTTTAGCAGATGTACCAACACCTTTGTTTTTACCTTTTGCTTATTTCCCTATGACAGAAACTAGTGTTTCTGGTTTTTTAATTCCTTCTTTTGATACAGGAAGTAGTGATAGAGGAATTGGTTTTCAAAATGGTGGATATTATTTTGCCATGAGCGATTATGCAGATTTAACTGTTTTAGGTGATGTATATTCTAACGGAACTTGGGGTGCTAGAGTTACATCAAACTATAAAAAACGTTACAGATTTAATGGGACTTTTAGTTTTAATTATGAAAATATTATAACCGGAATTAGAGGTTTTGATGATTACAGTAAGGCTAATAATTTTAATATTAGATGGTCTCATAATCAAGATGCAAAAGCAAGTCCTAATTCAAGATTTACAGCCTCTGTAAACTTAGGTAGTAGTAGTTTCTTTAAAGAATCTTTAAATCAATATAATGTTTCACAATCACAAAATAACACGTTTAATTCTTCTATAAATTACAGTAAAACTTTTGTTGACACACCATTTAACATGGCCATTACAGCTTCTCATCAACAAAACACAAATACAGAAAGTATTACAATGACTTTACCTTCTGTGTCATTAAATATGAACAGACTGTATCCGTTTGCAGGTAAAGATGGAATTAAAAAGACACCAATTCAAAAATTAGGTTTTAATTACAATATGTTAGGTCAATATTTAATTAATACTACAGATGATGAGTTTTTTACGAGTAAAATGTTTGAAACTGCCCGAGCGGGAATGCAGCATAAAACAAGCACAAATACAAACATTAAAGCATTTAAATACTTTACATTATCACCAAGTGCAAATTATGAAGAAACTTGGCAGTTTGATTATATAAATAAAGAATATGATGTTACCGATAATGTTGTTGTAACAGATACTTTAAGAGGTTTTAAAACCTATAGAGAGTATAATATGGGAGTAAGTTTATCTACCAATATTTATGGAACTTTTAATTTTACAAAAGGAAGATTAAAGGCAATAAGACATACATTTAGACCTTCGATATCTTATTCTTACAGACCAGATTTTAAAGATAAATATATTAAAGAAGTTCAGCAAAGTGCACTTGCAACAGATTTATTAGAATATACGGTTTTTGATCAAGGTATTTATGGTGCTCCTTCATCTGGATTAAGTAATTCTATTGGTATTTCCTTAAATAATGTTTTGGAGGCTAAAGTTGCGCCTAAAGACCCTGATAGTGATGAAGAAGATGAAAAAATTACGCTCTTAAATAATTTAAATTTTAGTTCATCTTATAATATTGCTGCGGATAGTTTACGTTGGTCTACAGTAAGTTTTTCTGCCGGAACACGTTTATTTAAAGATAAATTAGCTTTGAATTTTAATGGTTCTTTAGATCCTTATCAAGTTAATGATGATGGTGTAAGAATAGATAAATTTAATCCTAATATTTTTAGGTTAACAAATGCAAACCTAACAGCAAACTACTCTATTTCTAGTAAAGATCTTAGTAAAAACGAAAAAGACAATCCAAATGACAATAAAAACGGAAATGGAGCAAATAACCCAACAGATACAATGGGTGCAAATATTGATCCAACAAATCCGCAAGGGAGAAGAGAAAATAGTCAGCAAAATAAAACTTCAAAAACCGAATTATATCAATCAACCATTCCTTGGTCAATTAATTTAGTTTATTCTGCCAATTACTCAAATAATGGAGTTGATCCAGGAAGTATTGGAATACATACTTTAGGTTTTAGCGGAAATTTAGAATTATCTCCAAAATGGAAAGTTGGTTATTCTTCTGGTTATGATGTAAAAAATGGAGCATTTTCATTTTCAAGATTTAATTTCACTAGAGATTTAGATAGCTGGCAATTTAATTTTAACTGGGTTCCTTTTGGTTCTGTTTCATCTTACACTTTCTTTATTGGTGTAAAATCTTCAACTTTATCAGATTTAAAATGGGATAAAAATAAGCCACCAGATAGAACTCTTTTTTAG